The following are encoded together in the Triticum dicoccoides isolate Atlit2015 ecotype Zavitan chromosome 6B, WEW_v2.0, whole genome shotgun sequence genome:
- the LOC119322832 gene encoding aquaporin NIP3-3-like — MEESRARGVDISLNINPAFSMDSMSDARATPVMMPRRSTSVKIVPIASDDENEKSPSPDPRRAVVHLVKKAMAEFLGTFLLVFIVLSAAIMNEIHGGALGLLGVAATAGAAGVVIVASLFHVSGSHLNPSVSVAMAVFGYLPWAHLTPYVSAQFLGAVSASFVAKAIYHPAANLSAVVTTVPSIGTLEAFSIEFIITFILLFAIIAVATDPKAVKELVAVAAGAALMTNVLIAAESTGASMNPARTLGTAIATGTYTKIWVYMVAPPLGAIAGTGAYVALKH; from the exons ATGGAGGAGAGCAGGGCTCGCGGCGTCGACATTTCTCTGAACATCAACCCAGCTTTCTCCATGGACAGCATGAGCGACGCAAGGGCAACGCCAGTCATGATGCCTCGGAGGTCAACTTCGGTGAAGATCGTGCCGATCGCGTCGGACGACGAGAATGAGAAATCTCCATCGCCCGACCCGAGGAGGGCGGTCGTGCATCTGGTTAAGAAG GCAATGGCCGAGTTCTTGGGAACGTTCCTGCTCGTCTTCATCGTGCTGTCGGCGGCCATCATGAACGAGATTCACGGCGGCGCGCTGGGCCTGCTGggcgtggcggcgacggcgggcgcggccggGGTCGTGATCGTGGCGTCGCTCTTCCACGTCTCGGGGAGCCACCTGAACCCGTCAGTGAGCGTGGCCATGGCCGTGTTCGGGTACCTCCCGTGGGCGCACCTCACGCCCTACGTGTCCGCTCAGTTCCTGGGCGCCGTCTCCGCGTCGTTCGTGGCCAAGGCGATCTACCACCCGGCGGCGAACCTCAGCGCCGTCGTCACCACCGTGCCGTCCATAGGCACGTTGGAGGCCTTCTCCATCGAGTTCATCATCACGTTCATCCTCCTCTTCGCCATCATCGCCGTCGCCACCGATCCGAAAGCA GTCAAGGAGCTGGTAGCAGTGGCAGCTGGGGCAGCACTGATGACGAACGTTCTCATCGCCGC GGAATCGACAGGAGCATCAATGAATCCGGCGAGGACACTGGGAACGGCCATCGCGACGGGGACGTACACGAAGATCTGGGTTTACATGGTTGCACCACCGCTGGGCGCCATCGCCGGGACCGGAGCTTATGTTGCACTTAAGCACTGA